The window TTTTAGACATTCTCGTTCCTCGAAAAAGTTGAGTCAAAGACTCGCCAAAGCCTAAGTAAAAACAGACTGTCGACTCAAACTGTCACTCTTCGTTTGAAACAACCTTCACAATTATCTTGCTTCAGCGGCGGCTTTATTTGCCGGTTGATCTGGGTTGGACTGACGAAGATGGTCAAAGTTGAGGATGGCGTTGAAGACAAGGTTGTAACTGCCGATTGTTTCGCCTCGGTAGACGGGATTATTCGCGAAGAGAAGTACATTTCCGGAGCCGAGATGCGCGTTCACGACGATGGCACGCTCGGCAATGGACGCAGGCTTATCGAGCAGGCCGGATAGCAGCAACGTCTTTTGATCAGAGAAGCGCAGGATTACCTCGGGGCGCAATGGAACAGGAATGGCCTGAAGGTTGTTACGGAGTTGATCTTCGTTGAGTGGCGTAGGCTGCCATGGTTGTGGCTTCGGTATGACGTCTGCCTCCGCGAGCTGACGACCTTGCACGATGTCGCTCTCGTCGGGACCACCACGCCCGGTGGGGCGATGCTCGTAGGAGTCCATCAGCATACGACCACCCTGACGACCGAGCGTATTGCTGACGTTGAAAACCATGCCGTTGGCGCTGATGACGGGCAGTGTGGGACCATACCCATTTGCGATCGGGCTCGTGGGAGTAACAAAGACACTATTGAGGATGCTACCTACGACACGAGCATCATCGTGTGGCGCGACACTGACGCCGGGTGCAAGACCGGTCTCGATGGCAAACTGTGCCGTGTCTTCACACGTAATCAGCAACCCCCCGTCTTCGACGAAGGATTTGAGATGCGCGAGACCTACATAGCTCAGCCCCGGACGCATGTCAGCAGTCGAATCGATCAACCCTAAGTTTGGTGTAAGACCAGTCTTTTGCCACGGCAGCGCGTTACCCCACATAGGCATACCGTTAATGATCTCTTGCGATGAAGTGCGTCCGACTGGGGCGAAGACGATGACGTCGTACTTACTCCGAAGATCTTCTTCCGATGCAACCGTCTGCGTACTGATGTATTTGTACGGAACACCCGCCTTATCGAACGCGAGGCGCCACCAGCCTTCAGTCTGCGTACCAAGCCAGGTGTGCATAAGGGCCAAGCGCGGCACAGGAGCAACATGCATGGGGATATCGGGTGCAGTAGTAAGACGGACGGTGTCGAGCGAGAGCTTGTGGAGTGAGGCGGCAAGAGAGGTTTCGTCGGCCTGGGTAATGAGCAGAGAACCCGCAGCGTAGTGTCGCCCATATACGTCGAATGGTTTTTCTGTCGTTTCAATGCGCGCTTGCTTGAGTGTATAGATTAGAGGCAGGAGCGAAGTCTGGCCGGTGTTGGCAACGGCATAGATTGTGCCGGTACCGGTTATCTTTCCCGATGCTTCACCGAAATCCGCTGCAACAGCCATCGGAGATTTAAGAATAGCCGGATCGGTAATGCGGACAGCTTTGACATTGAAGAGCTGACTGAAGGACCAACCGGTATCGTCATAGGGATGTTTCTGTGGGTCGTCCGGCGCCCAATATTGCTTGTCGAGTAGTGCATCGGCGACGCGGGAATAAGGCTGGTCGAGACGAACAACGTAGCTACCCTCCGGGAAGGTCTGACGAGTGGGCTTATCGCCGCGCTTCGCAGGTGGAATGACGCTGGTAGTCGCAGCGGACAGTTGTTGAATCTCAACATGCTGAAGTTTGAGGATATTAAGAAGCTGGAGTTGGCGATTAAGTTCTGCAGAGTCAGCTGGCAGGACGTAAGCAGCAGGACCATCGAGCGTAGGCTTCAGAATGGAACGCTTGCTCTTGAGGTAGTAATTCTCCAGAAAGTGATGGGTGTTGTGGGAGAAGTAGGAGAGAGTAGACAGGAGAGCAGTTTGTTCGTAGTTGTTATTGTCACGCTGCGACCACATAACAGTCGGGAGCGGTGGGTTTTGGCGGTACCACGTACGAGAGTACTCCTCAGGCTGCAGAATGCGTTTTTCGGTGTCCGCGCCCCCGTTGCCGAAGGTCTCATAGAGTCGACTGATGCCATTGTGCATGCCAGCGAGAAACATGAGGTATCCAGGGCTCCAGGTATCGAAGTCCCCGTGAGTGAAAACCCCGGGCATGCCAAAGGTCTGCATCTGAGCAACATTGTTCCAGCCGAGTTCAGCCCACTCGTCTGCGAGTGTGGGGTCAATCCAGGCGTTGTATGGGCCATCGCCAACGGTATTGTCATAAAGGAACGGCACGGACTCGTGGAGATCGTGGAGGACCTGTGCGTGCCAGCCGAGATAGGTGTTGAGCACGTTATTGGTAAGGTTTAAAGCCATGCCCATAGCGTCGCGATTGTTATCGTGTGCGACGTAATGACCCCAATAAGCTAGGCGCGGCCAATCCTGCCCCGGATGTTCTTTGTGCCATCTATAAATATCGACCATACGGTCGCGGCCATCGACTTCGACCACCGGAGTGATCAGTACAATCATGTGCGAGCGAATGTATTTGATATAGGGGGCATCGTCCACGGCGAGGCGGTATGCCAGCTCCATCAACGCAGTTGGAGCGCCGGTCTCGGTTGAGTGGATCGTACCGGTAATGTAGTACACAGGGTAGGACTGGTCGATGAGCGGCTGGGCTTTGCTGTCGTCGAGTCCAATCGTTCGCGGGTCGGCAAGCTTGGCGAGGCGGGCGTCGTTCTCCTTTTGAGTCTTCAGCAGCAACTCGTCGGCGATGGCGACTGCTATCATCTCGCGTCCCTCTTCGGAGTGCCCGATGGAGACAACCTTAACCCGAGGTGAAGCCGCTTGGAGTTGACGAAAATATTTGTAGACGTCCTCGGCGTACGGGAGCATGTCAGGCGCGCCGGCAACATCTCCCAAGACTTTAGAGGGCGCAGGAACTGTGGACGAGGCAGGCAGGTAGTCGACCAGATGCGAGGAAAATTGGGGATCGGTCGTATATTTGCGGATGTGATCGGTGTATGCCTGATCGACGGGCTGGTGACTGTCCCTGGCAAAGGTCTCGTTCAAACCGGTCTGGCCCCTGGCAGGTTGAATGGCGAAATACAGGATCGCCACAGAAATCAATGCAGACCACAAATGGATGACTCTCATAGCCTCTTTCAGTGCTTTTTGGAACGATTCTATGCGTATCTCCCAAAGGGCTGGCGAAAAAGTGAAAAGCCCCAACGTTTGTTGAAGATTTGCAGGCCCTACCGAACGTGGCTTGAATCTCCGTTCAGCTTTAGCTGCTCCCGCAAGAGATCGTCAACATCGCCAATCTTATCCGTAAGCATATTTAGTTTGCGAGATAACGTTTGAATCTCCGCCTCGGCTCGGAGGTTTACGTCGTAGTCCAACTCACCACGTACACGGTCCTTTGTATCTTGACGATTCTGACTCATCATAATCACAGGTGCCTGAATCGCAGCGAGCATCGACAGAAACAAATTCAGCAGAATAAATGGATAGGGGTCCCATGCTCTTCCCTTCAGCACAATGTTCGCTCCTGCATACGCCAGTAGGACTACCCCAAATAGAATGATGAAAGTCCACGAACCGCCGAAGCGAGCGACCGAGTCAGCAATGCGATCACCGAAGCTCATCTCTTCTTCGATCACATCATTAGAGTTACGACTGGCCCGGAGCCGCACCAGTTGTTGCGAAGCATGAAACTGACGGCTCACGACGGTCAACATATCCATTCCCGCCATCGGCTTTTGTCGCAATAGGGCGGCGATATCGTCCCGGCTTACCTCAACACACACTGTCTCTTCCGTCGCAATGGCCGTCGTCTGGTGTGGTGTGTCCTCAAGCATTGAGGCAAACCCAAAAAACTCGCCATCCCGTGGCTCATCCACCAAAACCTCCTGATGATCCTGGTCAACCGTCGTCACACGCACCGCGCCCGACATCATCACGTAGGCGTGTCCAGAGGGATCACCGAGCTTGTAGATGCGCTGGCGCGGCGCAAATTTCTTGATCTCGACTTGTTCTGCTAGGACCGCTATCTCTTCATCATCCAGCAGCGCAAACAGTGGAATCTGTCTTAGTTCATCTGCCTTACAAGCCATCGTTCACCTCGCCTTTAGTCTTCATTATTTTGCACGGTAGACGTGCATTTGGCACATTCCCTTTTGCTGTAAATGTTAAAAACAGCACATTGGAAACTAACTTCTGCAAAAGAAGTATGGTGGGCGATGATTGGTGGCTGCAAGATAGACATAGCTTTGAGTGACCTAACGCGAAGAGTTCAAACGTACGATCAGCGCCTCAGTGCCAGAGTTAAAGTCATTAGAGGATCCGGAGTCTATCTACGAGACCGCTGTAAAGCAGCCTATCCAGCAATCGGCAATCGTAAATCAGCCCTACATCCAGTTTGGCCGTCCATTCGATTCGACAGTTGCACTGATCCCCGATGTGCCTGCGCAATCTGCTGGGCCAGCACCAAGCCAATTCCTGTCCCACCGGGCTTGGTCGTGTAGAACGGTACGAACAAGTTGCTCGCATTCGTTAATCCAGGGCCATTATCTCGGACTGCAATAACCACTTCGGCGCCGATGATCTCCCACTCGATCTCCACTCGGGGCGTAGCCCGGTCAATCGCATCGGGACTAAGTGCAGCATCAGCCGCATTGCGTATCAAATTGATCAAAGCCTGCTCGATGTGATCCGCATCCACCTGTAGCACCACGTCCGCCATCTCGGCAAAGGTGACCGCAACTCGTCTCTCCAACAGCGCAACTCGCTGTACGAGAGCATTCAGAGATACCGGGGCCAGTCTCGGCGCGGGTAGACCCATCAGCTGCCGGTAGGCCTGTAGAAAACGATTGAGCGATTCAGAGCGATTTTCAATCACCTCGAGGCCACGCTCGAAATCAACGCTGTCACCGGACGCTCCGTTCAGTGCAGCAAGCCTCCCTCGAAGACTCCCCGCGATAGATTTGATAGGCGTCAAGGAGTTGTTGATCTCATGTCCCAGCACTCGAATCAACCTCTCCCATGCGAGCCGCTCCTCCTCACGCAATGCTGCACTCACATCTGAAAGCACCAGCAGCGTGTGAGGGATGCCACGCAGGCGAAAGCTAGTTTTTTTGACCACGCACCGAATCGCCTGCTGTCCGCTGCCTAGAGAAATCACTTCGTCATCCGCGACATCAAGCAACCGTTCCAGCTTTAGTTGTGCTGCCGAGTGACCGAGCGCCATCTGGACGCGCAATCCAAAAGTCCGCTCCGCTGCTGCGTTTAGTAGTTTCAATCTTCCTCCGGGGTCGAATGCCAGCACGGGCGACTGCATCGACCGCATAACGCGCTCGACAAGCGCCATTGCTTCCAGAGCACTGGCGCGCTGTCCCTGCAGTGTTCCAGCAAGGCGATTAATCTCCAGCGCCAGATCTCCCATCGCATCATCTCTTCGCCCTCCTCGAGCGCGAAAGGAGAAGTCGTCTTCACGCAACGCAGCAACGACATTTGCGAGCGTCTGGAGGGGGCGAATAATCTGCTCCATCAGCACAGAGATCGCAAAGATCCACGCCATAGCCAAACCAAGCAAGGTAATCGTCTGCAACGTAGCTTCAACAGAATGCTCTCGCAGCACAAGCCAACACAAGACGATCATGGGGAGGCCAAGCAAATACAACCAGACGCGTAGCCCTCGCTCGAAGCTCAGCCGTCTTGCGGATCTTCCCAGAGGCACTCGCCTTCGTGGCGGGCTGCCACCTGGATCAGTTCCAATTGAATCTTCAGAGGCCATATTTTTCGATGCGGCGGTAAAGAGCGCCCCGGCTCAGTCCCAGCGCATCGGCAGCGTGACTCACATTGCCGCCGGTACGGGCCAGTGCTTTCCGAATCAGAATCGCCTCCACTGCCTCCAGACTCATCTCATCCATGCTCTGCGCCGTCCCGCGCTGCGTATTCAATCCCAGGTCCGCCGACTCAATCCTTTGTCCTCGCGCCATCAGAACCGCACGTTCAATCGTATGGTCAAGCTCACGCACATTACCAGGCCATCCATACTGCAGCATCATCTGAAGCGCTCCTGGCTCGAGACCCTCAATCTGCCTGCGATAGCGCGCCGCATACCGCGCCAGAAAATGGCCGGCTAACGCCGGAATATCCTCTCGTCGTTCGCGTAGTGGAGGTAATGCTATCTCAACTGTATTCAGCCGGAACAAAAGATCTTCTCGAAATCGCCCGGCGGCGGCCTCCGTTCGCAGATCCGCGTTGGTTGCGGAGAGCATCCGCACATCAACCTTCTGGGTCTTCGAAGAACCTACGCGTTCCAACTCGCCCGTCTCCAGTACGCGCAATAGCTTAGCCTGTTGACGCACTGGAATATTGGCAATCTCATCCAGAAACAGTGTGCCACCACTTGCCAACTCGAAGCGTCCGATACGATCTGTACGCGCGTCGGTAAAAGCACCTTTTACATGCCCAAACAACTCGCTCTCAAAGGTCCCTTCTGGCAACGCTCCCGTATTCACGGCCACGAGCGTCCGTTCAGCCCTCGACGATAAACGATGAAGGGTCTGGGCCACGACCTCCTTACCAGTCCCATGCTCGCCAGTTATCAAAACGTTGGCATCTGACGGTCCAACTCTCGCCATCGTCTCCAATACCGGGCGCATCGATGCCGCCGACGCGATGAAGTCCGGCGCGCCCGAAGCCCGCAGAATACGATTCTCTGCCTCCAGCCATTGCATCTTCTTTTGGCTTCGATGCAACTCCATCTGGGTCCGAAGAATACTGAGAAGCCGTGCATTCTCCCATGGCTTCTGGATGAAATCTCCTGCGCCTCGCCTCATCGCTTCTACAGCAAGATCTATATTGCCCCAGGCAGTCATCACAACGACTGGCAGCTGCGCGTCTATCTCTTTCACCCGGGCCACCAAATCCAACCCCTCCTGACCCGAAGTTGTGTCGCGAGTGTAATTGAGGTCGATCAACACTCCATCGAAGCTCTCATGCGCCAGTGCGTCGAGCACCAGCGCCGGCGTTCGTACCATCTCAAGCTGATAACCCTCCGGTTTCAACAACAGACGCAGCGCCTCTAAGATATGCGGCTGGTCATCCGCAATTAGAAGCCTGCATGACGACTCTCCCTGCCCCGTAGCTAATGCGTCTTTATCGATCCGCTCCGCCAACATCGTGAACCTGCTCCTGCGCTATTGACCACTCGGCGCTATTCCTGTCTTCGCTGATTCTATCGAAATATCGTTCGCGTCCAGTGTGGAACCGACCGAGCGATCCAACTCAATCTTAGCCTTCTGATATGCCGTCATCGCCGCGACCAGGGTGGACTCCGCCTCCGCCAGATCACGTCGCGCCGTCAAAGTCTGGAAGTTCGACCCCGCACCAAGCTCTTGTTCTTTTGCGGTAATATCGAATGTCTTCTGAGCCAGATCACGCCCTTTGCGCGCAGAAATCACCCTCGCCTCACTCTGTTCCAACGCATATTGAGCGTTCCGTACTTCAATGCGAATCTGTTTCTTCAACTGCTGCATCCGTAACTCCGACTGCCTTGTCTCCAGCTCGGCACGATATTGGTCCGACTTCGCTACCCGGTTTCGGATCGGAACATTGACCGCTATCCCCACATAGTAGTCGGGAGCACTATTGTTGAAGGCTGTGCGTAGAGATCCAGCGAAATCCGTTGGAGACGTCGATATCGTTCCCGACTCTGGATTCTGTAACCCTGCCAGACCCGATCCGCCATAGTACGCGGTCAACGCAACTGAAGGTAGAAGAGCATTGCGAGCCGCATCCCGGCTCAAACGCCGGTTTTCAAGATCGATATCCGACTCGCCTAGTTCCAGACGATCTTTGAGCGCTCGCACGATCATGTCCTCTGTAGGTCCTTGAGATGTCGTATCCGGCATGGTGCTTCGGTCGGTTGGCCGCACCGGCATCGCTTCCAAAATCGGGTCGTCAAGGTTTTTCGTCAGTGCGTTTTTGATCAGCAGCTCTTGAAACTGCAACGTAGTCTTCGCAATCGTCAGGTCTTGTTCCCGACTGGCCTCTTCTGCCTCTTCTTTCATTACGTCCATTGCTGGAATCGCCTGCAATGCAAGCTGTTTCCGCCCGCTATCCAGAGTCTGACGCGCAAAATCCAGCGACCGGCTTTTCACGCCCTCGTCTTCATAAGCAGCGACCAGGTCCCAATACATATTTGCGATCTGCGTCACCGTCGTCACCAACTGCAACTTGAACGCTTCATCCGAGATCCGCTGATTGTTCTTGGCAATCCTCAAAAATCTCAAGTTTGGCCCGAGGCCGAAACCGGCAAGCAATTGCTGCTGAAGCGCAATGTGATAGTAGGTATTGAGCGTCGGAACGAGAAAGCTCTCCGGACTGTTGGTCGTTCCTCGATTGTTGTCGAAGACTGCTGAAATTGAGGTTCCTGTCGGAAATGCCTGTGTGTAGCCTATGTTTCCCGTCGTCGTATTCTGCTGCAACTGAGGAACTCCGTAGACGATCGTGTTCGACAACGGCTCCGCATAGTGCTCAATGTTGAATGTCCCCGTGATCGCAGGATCGTAAGAGGAAACGTTCGTTCCAGCACCAAGCGTCGACGAAACGAGACCGGACGCACCTGAACCCGCACCGCCCGCACCGCCGGACGTACCTCCAGCACCAGCCCCACTCGACCCCGAACCAAATCCACCCACGCCGCCGCCTGGTGTATTCTGCACCACGCCTGTGTTCACACCGCGAAACGATCCACCAGCCTGCGTACGCAGTACG is drawn from Edaphobacter lichenicola and contains these coding sequences:
- a CDS encoding M14 family zinc carboxypeptidase, whose protein sequence is MAILYFAIQPARGQTGLNETFARDSHQPVDQAYTDHIRKYTTDPQFSSHLVDYLPASSTVPAPSKVLGDVAGAPDMLPYAEDVYKYFRQLQAASPRVKVVSIGHSEEGREMIAVAIADELLLKTQKENDARLAKLADPRTIGLDDSKAQPLIDQSYPVYYITGTIHSTETGAPTALMELAYRLAVDDAPYIKYIRSHMIVLITPVVEVDGRDRMVDIYRWHKEHPGQDWPRLAYWGHYVAHDNNRDAMGMALNLTNNVLNTYLGWHAQVLHDLHESVPFLYDNTVGDGPYNAWIDPTLADEWAELGWNNVAQMQTFGMPGVFTHGDFDTWSPGYLMFLAGMHNGISRLYETFGNGGADTEKRILQPEEYSRTWYRQNPPLPTVMWSQRDNNNYEQTALLSTLSYFSHNTHHFLENYYLKSKRSILKPTLDGPAAYVLPADSAELNRQLQLLNILKLQHVEIQQLSAATTSVIPPAKRGDKPTRQTFPEGSYVVRLDQPYSRVADALLDKQYWAPDDPQKHPYDDTGWSFSQLFNVKAVRITDPAILKSPMAVAADFGEASGKITGTGTIYAVANTGQTSLLPLIYTLKQARIETTEKPFDVYGRHYAAGSLLITQADETSLAASLHKLSLDTVRLTTAPDIPMHVAPVPRLALMHTWLGTQTEGWWRLAFDKAGVPYKYISTQTVASEEDLRSKYDVIVFAPVGRTSSQEIINGMPMWGNALPWQKTGLTPNLGLIDSTADMRPGLSYVGLAHLKSFVEDGGLLITCEDTAQFAIETGLAPGVSVAPHDDARVVGSILNSVFVTPTSPIANGYGPTLPVISANGMVFNVSNTLGRQGGRMLMDSYEHRPTGRGGPDESDIVQGRQLAEADVIPKPQPWQPTPLNEDQLRNNLQAIPVPLRPEVILRFSDQKTLLLSGLLDKPASIAERAIVVNAHLGSGNVLLFANNPVYRGETIGSYNLVFNAILNFDHLRQSNPDQPANKAAAEAR
- a CDS encoding DUF1003 domain-containing protein, whose protein sequence is MACKADELRQIPLFALLDDEEIAVLAEQVEIKKFAPRQRIYKLGDPSGHAYVMMSGAVRVTTVDQDHQEVLVDEPRDGEFFGFASMLEDTPHQTTAIATEETVCVEVSRDDIAALLRQKPMAGMDMLTVVSRQFHASQQLVRLRASRNSNDVIEEEMSFGDRIADSVARFGGSWTFIILFGVVLLAYAGANIVLKGRAWDPYPFILLNLFLSMLAAIQAPVIMMSQNRQDTKDRVRGELDYDVNLRAEAEIQTLSRKLNMLTDKIGDVDDLLREQLKLNGDSSHVR
- a CDS encoding sensor histidine kinase, which codes for MPLGRSARRLSFERGLRVWLYLLGLPMIVLCWLVLREHSVEATLQTITLLGLAMAWIFAISVLMEQIIRPLQTLANVVAALREDDFSFRARGGRRDDAMGDLALEINRLAGTLQGQRASALEAMALVERVMRSMQSPVLAFDPGGRLKLLNAAAERTFGLRVQMALGHSAAQLKLERLLDVADDEVISLGSGQQAIRCVVKKTSFRLRGIPHTLLVLSDVSAALREEERLAWERLIRVLGHEINNSLTPIKSIAGSLRGRLAALNGASGDSVDFERGLEVIENRSESLNRFLQAYRQLMGLPAPRLAPVSLNALVQRVALLERRVAVTFAEMADVVLQVDADHIEQALINLIRNAADAALSPDAIDRATPRVEIEWEIIGAEVVIAVRDNGPGLTNASNLFVPFYTTKPGGTGIGLVLAQQIAQAHRGSVQLSNRMDGQTGCRADLRLPIAG
- a CDS encoding sigma-54-dependent transcriptional regulator, with translation MLAERIDKDALATGQGESSCRLLIADDQPHILEALRLLLKPEGYQLEMVRTPALVLDALAHESFDGVLIDLNYTRDTTSGQEGLDLVARVKEIDAQLPVVVMTAWGNIDLAVEAMRRGAGDFIQKPWENARLLSILRTQMELHRSQKKMQWLEAENRILRASGAPDFIASAASMRPVLETMARVGPSDANVLITGEHGTGKEVVAQTLHRLSSRAERTLVAVNTGALPEGTFESELFGHVKGAFTDARTDRIGRFELASGGTLFLDEIANIPVRQQAKLLRVLETGELERVGSSKTQKVDVRMLSATNADLRTEAAAGRFREDLLFRLNTVEIALPPLRERREDIPALAGHFLARYAARYRRQIEGLEPGALQMMLQYGWPGNVRELDHTIERAVLMARGQRIESADLGLNTQRGTAQSMDEMSLEAVEAILIRKALARTGGNVSHAADALGLSRGALYRRIEKYGL
- a CDS encoding TolC family protein gives rise to the protein MSLLRSFGLVVLMEVPMLAQQQATVAQAPAAPAQPALRLDIPHSSNPLNTYRATLVPQPNLANSSRIDSLIKDGVLELSLKDAIALSLENNLDIAIARYNIPIAAADVLRTQAGGSFRGVNTGVVQNTPGGGVGGFGSGSSGAGAGGTSGGAGGAGSGASGLVSSTLGAGTNVSSYDPAITGTFNIEHYAEPLSNTIVYGVPQLQQNTTTGNIGYTQAFPTGTSISAVFDNNRGTTNSPESFLVPTLNTYYHIALQQQLLAGFGLGPNLRFLRIAKNNQRISDEAFKLQLVTTVTQIANMYWDLVAAYEDEGVKSRSLDFARQTLDSGRKQLALQAIPAMDVMKEEAEEASREQDLTIAKTTLQFQELLIKNALTKNLDDPILEAMPVRPTDRSTMPDTTSQGPTEDMIVRALKDRLELGESDIDLENRRLSRDAARNALLPSVALTAYYGGSGLAGLQNPESGTISTSPTDFAGSLRTAFNNSAPDYYVGIAVNVPIRNRVAKSDQYRAELETRQSELRMQQLKKQIRIEVRNAQYALEQSEARVISARKGRDLAQKTFDITAKEQELGAGSNFQTLTARRDLAEAESTLVAAMTAYQKAKIELDRSVGSTLDANDISIESAKTGIAPSGQ